A stretch of Sulfuricurvum sp. DNA encodes these proteins:
- a CDS encoding P-loop NTPase, with translation MSHQAAKLEALVKQKGNNTAKKTRFIAITSGKGGVGKSTISSNMAHIMAKNGLKVGIFDADIGLANLDVMFNVKITKNILHVLRGEASVEDILVPIEKNLVLIPGESGEEIFKYASSGLFERFMDEAHILDDLDVMIIDTGAGIGEHIQLFLRACDDVVVVTVPDPAAITDAYATIKVTSRLRNEISVIMNQVRNEKEALGLFEKIQKVALANIGNQLRLNYLGQISSDPKVVMSVKKRALFTREFPTSLPASELEVIVKRLAKKMERNVLVSPQESGLGGFFKRLMEHF, from the coding sequence ATGAGTCATCAAGCCGCAAAACTTGAAGCATTGGTAAAGCAAAAAGGGAATAATACCGCTAAAAAGACCCGTTTTATTGCGATAACAAGTGGTAAAGGTGGAGTTGGAAAAAGTACTATTAGTTCCAATATGGCACATATTATGGCTAAAAATGGGCTAAAAGTGGGTATCTTTGACGCGGATATCGGATTGGCAAATCTTGATGTGATGTTCAATGTTAAGATTACCAAAAATATTTTGCATGTTCTTCGTGGTGAAGCGAGCGTGGAAGATATTTTAGTCCCTATCGAGAAAAACTTAGTCCTTATCCCAGGAGAGAGTGGAGAAGAGATTTTCAAATACGCCTCATCGGGGTTGTTTGAACGATTTATGGATGAAGCGCATATTCTCGATGATTTAGACGTTATGATTATCGATACAGGGGCTGGAATAGGGGAACATATACAGCTATTTTTACGAGCGTGTGATGATGTCGTAGTTGTGACTGTCCCTGATCCTGCCGCGATTACCGATGCGTATGCGACGATAAAAGTAACTTCTCGATTACGCAATGAAATTAGCGTTATAATGAATCAAGTTCGAAATGAAAAAGAGGCACTAGGGCTGTTTGAAAAGATCCAAAAAGTTGCGTTAGCCAATATCGGCAATCAGCTTCGCCTTAACTATTTGGGGCAAATCAGCTCTGATCCGAAAGTGGTTATGAGTGTCAAAAAACGGGCACTTTTCACGAGAGAATTTCCTACTTCTCTCCCCGCAAGTGAATTAGAGGTGATTGTTAAGCGGTTGGCAAAAAAAATGGAACGAAATGTGCTCGTATCTCCACAGGAGAGTGGATTAGGGGGCTTTTTTAAGCGCCTAATGGAACATTTTTGA
- the flhF gene encoding flagellar biosynthesis protein FlhF codes for MKILTFSGSTPAEALKKAQLEVGEDAMLIETREIQKKSLGKNALYEIVVGIEEDSAPKPKKTPVEPLSRQRPLAQQSNDVLYNISEAAKQISKIAEVTEEERPSKSVAPAPSEDLKKIKDEIEKLGDKVKLIQNMFWNEKSPKNSTPIPPEFAEIYRLAQQSGMNQEHLDEIMQLTLEHMPSRMRESSETVKRYFQVLLRKMIPVRLESAPKIGSKKVIMLVGPTGVGKTTSIAKLAARYSYFLDKKYKVGLVVLDTYRIGAVEQLMQYARMMKLGIETVVDPPEFSSALHSLQYSDYILIDTMGSSPYDKGKIEKIYECLRSNDTNYSVDVVLVMPSSIKYEDLKSTYENFAPLGIDTLMFTKLDETRGFGNIFSLVYETKVPISYFSIGQEVPEDLVVSNSDFLVDCLLHGFKKGENL; via the coding sequence ATGAAAATCTTAACATTTAGCGGTTCTACTCCGGCGGAAGCTCTGAAAAAAGCGCAGCTTGAAGTGGGTGAAGATGCAATGCTTATCGAGACCCGTGAGATTCAAAAAAAATCACTCGGGAAAAATGCCCTATATGAGATCGTTGTGGGTATTGAAGAAGATAGTGCTCCAAAGCCAAAGAAAACACCTGTAGAGCCGTTGAGCCGTCAACGCCCGCTAGCGCAACAAAGTAATGATGTACTCTACAACATCTCTGAAGCCGCCAAACAGATATCAAAGATTGCTGAAGTAACCGAAGAGGAACGCCCCTCTAAATCGGTTGCACCCGCTCCGAGTGAAGATCTTAAAAAAATCAAAGATGAGATAGAAAAGCTTGGTGATAAGGTCAAGCTGATTCAAAATATGTTTTGGAATGAAAAATCTCCTAAAAACAGTACACCGATTCCCCCTGAATTTGCAGAAATATATCGTCTCGCACAACAAAGCGGGATGAATCAAGAGCATCTTGATGAGATTATGCAACTCACGCTAGAGCATATGCCCTCAAGGATGAGGGAAAGCTCGGAGACGGTGAAACGCTATTTTCAGGTACTACTCCGTAAAATGATCCCTGTACGACTCGAAAGTGCTCCTAAAATAGGGTCCAAAAAAGTGATAATGCTCGTAGGCCCTACCGGAGTAGGAAAAACGACCTCGATAGCCAAGCTTGCTGCACGATACTCCTATTTTTTAGATAAAAAATACAAAGTGGGACTTGTGGTGCTCGATACTTACCGTATCGGTGCGGTGGAGCAGCTGATGCAGTATGCGCGGATGATGAAATTGGGGATAGAGACGGTAGTTGATCCACCGGAGTTTTCGAGTGCGCTTCATTCACTTCAATACAGCGATTATATTTTGATCGATACCATGGGGAGTTCTCCTTATGATAAAGGGAAAATAGAGAAGATTTATGAGTGTTTACGCTCAAACGATACAAATTACAGCGTTGATGTGGTGTTGGTAATGCCCAGTTCAATCAAGTACGAAGATTTGAAATCCACCTATGAAAACTTTGCCCCTTTGGGCATCGATACGTTGATGTTTACGAAACTCGATGAGACGAGAGGATTTGGTAATATTTTTTCGTTAGTATATGAGACAAAAGTTCCTATCAGCTACTTTTCCATAGGTCAAGAAGTACCGGAAGATTTAGTGGTCTCCAATAGTGATTTCTTGGTTGATTGTTTGCTGCATGGATTTAAAAAAGGTGAGAACCTATGA
- the folK gene encoding 2-amino-4-hydroxy-6-hydroxymethyldihydropteridine diphosphokinase — MFLRRILDERHTIYVNNTFPTRRDSCHRPSHRAVLGVGGNIGDVKRRFHHLIIHLNRLSQLSVIQTGVILKNPPFGYNKQDDFYNTVIEISTTLSPRALLRLLWRIEKRFGRVRSFANAPRTLDLDMIFYDNRVLNYPELIIPHPHWDERLSVRIPLRSMTRKTFRRDYENLNI; from the coding sequence ATGTTTTTGAGACGTATTTTGGATGAACGCCATACGATTTACGTCAATAACACATTTCCGACACGAAGAGATAGCTGTCATCGCCCCTCACACCGTGCTGTTTTGGGTGTCGGAGGAAATATCGGAGATGTGAAACGACGATTTCACCATCTGATAATCCATTTGAATCGATTATCTCAGCTGAGTGTGATTCAAACAGGGGTGATTCTAAAAAATCCCCCTTTTGGATACAATAAACAAGATGATTTTTACAATACTGTAATCGAGATTTCCACTACTCTCTCTCCCAGAGCATTATTGAGGCTATTATGGAGAATTGAGAAGCGTTTTGGGAGAGTTCGTAGTTTTGCGAATGCTCCTAGAACGCTTGATTTGGATATGATTTTTTATGATAATAGGGTATTGAATTATCCAGAATTGATTATTCCGCATCCTCACTGGGATGAGCGTTTAAGTGTACGTATACCTTTGCGGAGCATGACTCGAAAAACATTTCGGAGAGACTATGAAAATCTTAACATTTAG
- the aroQ gene encoding type II 3-dehydroquinate dehydratase, with translation MKIVVIQGPNLNMLGVREQQVYGPMRLEQIHAQMKEFAAQNGVEIDFYQSNLEGEIVDKIQECYGDADGIIINPAAYTHTSIAIRDAISAVSIPTIEVHISNIYRREEFRQKSMTAPVCTSSIIGFGPFGYHLAMVGMMQILSEIQLLRNAQQGEIQE, from the coding sequence ATGAAAATTGTTGTTATTCAAGGTCCAAATCTCAATATGCTCGGTGTTCGCGAGCAACAAGTGTACGGACCGATGCGTTTGGAACAAATCCACGCACAAATGAAAGAGTTTGCCGCTCAAAATGGAGTAGAGATCGATTTTTATCAAAGCAATTTAGAGGGTGAAATCGTCGATAAAATCCAAGAGTGCTACGGTGATGCAGATGGGATTATTATTAATCCGGCTGCCTATACCCATACCTCTATCGCTATTCGTGATGCTATCAGTGCGGTCAGTATCCCAACCATCGAAGTGCATATCAGCAATATTTATCGTCGTGAAGAGTTTCGTCAAAAAAGTATGACGGCACCTGTGTGCACCTCTTCAATTATCGGATTTGGACCATTCGGCTACCATTTGGCAATGGTAGGGATGATGCAAATTTTGAGTGAAATTCAACTGTTACGCAATGCTCAACAAGGTGAGATTCAAGAGTAA
- a CDS encoding delta-60 repeat domain-containing protein: MKKNTLQDQMTVNEIINIQKSEKWNNSEIYSIIVQNDGKKLFAKFIWNGLFKDFVLIRYNTDETLDTAFGSEGKVITPFGSNEDESYRVTIQNDGKIIVASYLWNSSFKDFSLVRYNSDGSIDKSFETLPSPMSKVVYTNDGMVMVSNSDITITDMDLISIGYHV; the protein is encoded by the coding sequence ATGAAAAAAAATACTTTACAAGATCAGATGACTGTGAATGAAATAATTAATATACAAAAAAGTGAAAAATGGAATAATAGCGAGATATACAGTATTATCGTTCAAAATGACGGTAAAAAATTATTTGCAAAGTTTATATGGAACGGTCTATTTAAAGATTTTGTTTTAATTCGATATAACACTGATGAAACGCTTGATACTGCTTTTGGTAGTGAAGGAAAAGTAATTACACCTTTTGGAAGTAACGAGGACGAATCGTATAGAGTTACGATTCAAAATGACGGAAAGATCATAGTAGCGAGTTATTTATGGAACAGTTCATTTAAAGATTTTTCTCTGGTTCGTTACAATAGTGACGGAAGTATTGATAAATCGTTTGAAACATTACCTTCCCCTATGAGCAAAGTAGTATACACAAATGATGGGATGGTTATGGTATCAAACAGTGATATCACGATTACCGATATGGATTTAATATCTATTGGTTATCATGTGTGA